In Oryza sativa Japonica Group chromosome 3, ASM3414082v1, one DNA window encodes the following:
- the LOC4332458 gene encoding uncharacterized protein, with protein sequence MQRQKQPQPSHIVRPSLTPNLGPLDTTTTTRNVDERREAKLGEMAATAMQCRGGERSEDGGGGGMRTVECLRGRLLAERVASKAAKEEADSLAKRLDELEKKLSDEVKIRNKAERRLRRAIKKLESLKILDVELSDSSIGSLSSNSCSGHRAPETEADVNNPGSSAGSCTQVNSSQEGSWCSVVSEQSPSVHCKEEEENGLDPEDAKNCGSGEEAGDHDSERTHGTLPCSRDDEPVHVPSDFGSSKSQDNQRDEDDDRLALVLVDPQPNAETGNEDDMRIDIQARKAQAEPREGDGEMEEANELAIVLVDPQPEPKAEPAATARPRNDVQSVLLALRQVKEQLRYTIERRSELVAHQELCGHC encoded by the exons ATGCAGCGGCAGAAGCAGCCACAGCCGTCACATATCGTACGCCCATCCCTGACCCCAAATCTTGGTCCCTTGgatactactactaccaccagAAACGTCGACGAGAGAAGGGAAGCTAAGCTAGGAGAAATGGCTGCCACAGCCATGCAATGCAG GGGAGGTGAGCGcagcgaggacggcggtggcggtggcatgAGGACAGTGGAGTGCCTGAGAGGGAGGCTGCTTGCAGAGAGGGTAGCATCCAAGGCTGCCAAGGAGGAGGCTGATTCACTCGCCAAAAGG CTGGATGAGCTGGAGAAGAAGCTCTCCGACGAGGTCAAGATCAGGAACAAGGCGGAGAGGAGGCTCAGGAGGGCCATAAAGAAGCTGGAGTCCCTCAAGATTTTGGATGTGGAGCTCTCGGACAGCTCCATCGGGTCACTCTCCTCCAATAGCTGctccggtcaccgcgcgccggagacggaggcggaCGTGAACAATCCTGGCTCCTCGGCTGGTTCATGCACTCAGGTGAACTCCTCCCAGGAAGGGAGCTGGTGCTCTGTTGTGTCCGAGCAATCACCATCTGTTCAttgcaaggaggaggaggagaatggCTTGGACCCTGAAGATGCTAAGAACTGCGGCTCTGGGGAGGAGGCTGGTGACCATGACTCAGAGAG AACACATGGAACGCTCCCATGTAGCAGGGATGATGAACCTGTTCATGTGCCATCCGACTTCGGCTCATCAAAATCCCAAGATAACCAacgcgacgaggacgacgacaggCTAGCGCTGGTGCTGGTAGACCCGCAGCCGAATGCAGAAACAGGCAACGAAGACGATATGCGTATCGATATCCAAGCACGGAAGGCTCAGGCCGAGCCCAGAGAGGGAGACGGCGAAATGGAGGAGGCGAATGAGCTCGCGATCGTGCTCGTGGACCCGCAACCCGAGCCCAAGGCGGAgcctgcggcgacggcgaggccgcgcAACGACGTGCAGTCCGTGCTCCTCGCGCTGCGGCAGGTGAAGGAGCAGCTGCGGTACACGATCGAGAGGAGGTCGGAGCTCGTCGCCCACCAGGAGCTTTGCGGCCACTGTTGA
- the LOC4332460 gene encoding cardiolipin synthase (CMP-forming), mitochondrial, whose protein sequence is MPPSVATHASLLLKAAAAAAHLHPKPFFSPRAAPPRIPSAPAPPAAGGSRYRPTTTTTAAATATSATAACRWFRWPPPAQAPVRGLCSLPHSGGGGGGGEGMGSEGVGRRRRVVAPAVNGVAKDGAPQPPPPKLLTLPTVLTIGRVAAVPLLISTFYMEGPWAATATTGIFLAAAVTDWLDGYIARKMQLGTPFGAFLDPVADKLMVAATLVLLCTKPLEISLLRDGPWLLTVPAIAIIGREITMSAVREWAASQNTKVLEAVAVNNLGKWKTATQMTALTILLASRDKSLPAQDALVTSGIALLYVSAGLAIWSLVVYMRKIWRILLK, encoded by the exons ATGCCCCCATCCGTCGCCACCCACGCATCCCTCCTCCtcaaagccgccgccgcagccgcgcacCTCCACCCCAAGCCCTTCTTCTCCCcacgcgcggcgccgccgcggatcCCGTctgcccccgcgccgccggccgcaggAGGCAGCCGCTAccgtccgacgacgacgacgacggcggcggcgacggcgaccagcgccaccgccgcgtgcCGCTGGTTCCGGTGGCCCCCGCCCGCGCAGGCGCCCGTGAGGGGTCTGTGCTCCTTGCCGCAttctggcggtggcggtggtggtggtgagggtATGGGATCTGAAGGggtcgggaggaggaggcgggtggTGGCGCCTGCGGTGAACGGGGTGGCGAAGGACGGGGCGCCACAGCCGCCTCCGCCCAAGCTGCTCACGCTGCCCACCGTGCTCACCAttggccgcgtcgccgccgtgccgctccTGATAAGCA CTTTCTACATGGAGGGGCCTTGGGCAGCAACTGCGACAACTGGCATCTTCCTTGCTGCTGCAGTCACTGATTGGCTAGATGGTTATATTGCGAGAAAG ATGCAGTTAGGAACACCTTTTGGTGCATTTCTTGATCCTGTGGCTGACAAG CTTATGGTAGCTGCAACATTAGTGTTGCTGTGCACCAAACCTTTGGAAATTTCACTGCTCAGAGATGGGCCATGGCTTCTAACGGTTCCTGCCATTGCTATTATTGGGAGAGAG ATCACAATGTCAGCTGTGAGAGAATGGGCTGCGTCTCAGAATACCAAAGTTCTTGAG GCTGTGGCAGTTAACAATTTGGGGAAGTGGAAGACCGCAACGCAGATGACAGCATTGACTATCCTCCTTGCGAGCAGAGACAAAAG TCTTCCTGCACAAGATGCTCTGGTTACTTCCGGCATCGCATTGCTTTATGTATCAGCTGGACTTGCCATATGGTCCCTAGTGGTGTACATGAGAAAGATATGGCGGATACTTCTAAAATAG
- the LOC136351269 gene encoding pentatricopeptide repeat-containing protein At2g37310-like has translation MKLPAWLTAVPPDPRAYGHLIQLCAESGHLAAARQIHARLVAASVTPSNFLASKLISLYSRADRLRDARRVFDSIPQPSLFAWNAILISLSLHSPDPSAAVRLFASSAVSPDEITLSTLLRSLAASGPALSPLVTGELHAVAFLRGFGSDLFVSNALITAYANAGDMRSARAVFDEMPRRDVVSWNSLISACARAGWYRECLDLFQEFVRVRCSDGDGVGPNGVTVTSVLHACAQLKVVDFGIGVHRFAAESGLDMDMAVWNSIIGFYAKCGRLQYARQLLDGMTRKDSISYSAMITGYMNNGHVEEGMQLFRQASARGISMWNSVIAGLVQNGRQSDVLRLLQEMIASKVLPNSATLSIVMPSVPSFSTLLGAKQAHGYAIRNDYDQSIRLVSALIDAYAKAGFLDTARKVFKLTEHRSTIVWTSIISAVAAHGEAVEALSLFNQMITAGAKPDTVTFTTVLSACAHSGKVAEARKVFNSMQAVFGISPVIEQYACMVSALSRAGMLKEAVKLVNKMPFEPNAKVWGALLNGAAVVGDVEFGRYAFDRLFVIEPKNTGNYIVMANLYSNAGKWEEAETIRSMLWGVGLEKVPGCTWN, from the coding sequence ATGAAGCTGCCGGCGTGGCTCACCGCCGTGCCGCCGGATCCTAGGGCGTACGGTCACCTCATCCAGCTCTGCGCGGAATCcggccacctcgccgctgcccgGCAGATCCACgcgcgcctcgtcgccgcctccgtgaCGCCCTCCAACTTCCTCGCCTCCAAGCTCATCTCCCTCTACTCCCGCGCCGACCGCCTGCGCGACGCCCGCAGGGTGTTCGACTCTATCCCGCAGCCCAGCCTCTTCGCCTGGAACGCCATCCTCATCTCGCTCTCCCTCCACTCGCCGGACCCTTCCGCGGCCGTCCGCCtgttcgcctcctccgccgtctcCCCCGACGAGATCACCCTCTCCACGCTCCTCAGGTCCCTCGCCGCGTCCGGCCCGGCGCTCTCCCCACTCGTCACCGGGGAGCTCCACGCCGTCGCGTTCCTGCGGGGCTTCGGGTCAGACCTGTTCGTGTCCAATGCGCTCATCACCGCATATGCGAACGCCGGGGACATGCGCTCCGCTCGCGctgtgttcgatgaaatgccgaGAAGGGACGTCGTGTCCTGGAACTCGCTTATATCCGCGTGTGCCCGTGCAGGCTGGTATAGAGAGTGCTTGGATCTGTTCCAGGAGTTCGTGCGGGTTCGTTGCAGTGATGGTGATGGTGTTGGGCCGAACGGTGTCACGGTGACAAGTGTTCTGCATGCTTGCGCGCAGCTCAAGGTTGTTGATTTCGGGATTGGTGTTCACCGATTTGCTGCGGAGAGTGGGCTGGACATGGACATGGCAGTATGGAACTCAATAATTGGGTTTTATGCCAAATGTGGGAGGTTACAATATGCACGACAGTTGTTGGATGGAATGACTAGGAAGGATTCAATCAGTTACAGTGCAATGATCACAGGGTACATGAATAACGGGCATGTTGAAGAGGGAATGCAGCTTTTCCGGCAAGCAAGTGCTCGGGGCATCAGCATGTGGAATTCAGTGATTGCGGGCTTAGTTCAAAATGGGCGCCAGTCAGATGTTCTTCGGTTGTTGCAAGAAATGATTGCCTCTAAAGTACTACCCAATTCAGCCACACTTTCAATCGTCATGCCTTCAGTTCCTTCTTTCTCAACACTACTGGGAGCAAAGCAAGCTCATGGTTATGCGATCAGAAATGACTATGATCAGAGCATCAGATTGGTCAGTGCATTGATTGATGCGTATGCAAAGGCTGGATTTCTTGATACAGCCAGGAAGGTGTTTAAACTGACTGAACATAGAAGCACAATTGTTTGGACATCAATCATATCGGCTGTCGCAGCTCATGGAGAAGCAGTTGAAGCATTGAGCCTGTTCAATCAGATGATTACTGCTGGTGCGAAGCCAGACACTGTAACTTTCACCACTGTGCTTAGTGCGTGTGCCCATTCTGGCAAGGTAGCTGAAGCTCGTAAGGTTTTTAACTCAATGCAGGCTGTTTTTGGTATCTCTCCAGTGATTGAGCAGTATGCTTGCATGGTTTCTGCACTCAGTCGTGCAGGGATGCTCAAGGAAGCAGTTAAGCTCGTCAACAAGATGCCTTTTGAGCCAAATGCAAAGGTCTGGGGTGCATTGCTTAATGGAGCAGCAGTAGTTGGTGACGTTGAGTTCGGGCGTTATGCATTTGATCGCTTGTTTGTCATTGAACCTAAGAATACGGGTAATTACATTGTTATGGCTAATTTATACTCAAATGCTGGCAAATGGGAAGAAGCTGAAACCATAAGGAGCATGCTGTGGGGAGTTGGATTGGAGAAGGTTCCTGGGTGTACTTGGAATTGA
- the LOC4332457 gene encoding protein MODIFIER OF SNC1 11 isoform X1 — protein MASQSTKPAQAAAEPSPPAATAAAGEAPPAPNPASAATPAQNPTAAAGAAAGGATDLEKKMRRAERFGTAVVMSEEEKRSSRAERFGTGSSNEKAEEQKRKSRAERFGLASSSADEDAKKKARLERFGQSTNVDKGEEEKRKARALRFAETSSGPSQENGKDSSKPTQDAATVAGTA, from the exons ATGGCGTCGCAGAGCACCAAGCCCGCgcaggccgccgccgagccgtccccgccggcggccaccgcagCAGCGGGGGAGGCGCCGCCGGCTCCGAACCCCGCGTCGGCCGCCACGCCAGCCCAAAACCCTACCGCTGCCGCGGGGGCGGCCGCTGGCGGGGCCACGGATCTGGAGAAGAAGATGCGCCGCGCTGAGCGGTTCGGGACGGCCGTGGTGATGTCCGAGGAGGAGAAGCGCAGCAGCCGCGCCGAGAG GTTTGGGACTGGATCTTCAAATGAAAAGGCGGAGGAACAAAAGAGGAAGTCCAGGGCTGAGAG ATTTGGCCTTGCCTCATCTTCTGCTGACGAAGACGCTAAGAAAAAAGCTCGTTTAGAACGATTTGGTCAGAgtacaaatgttgacaagggggaagaagagaaaagaaaggcaCGAGCTCTTAG GTTTGCAGAAACATCTAGTGGACCATCTCAAGAAAATGGCAAAGACAGCTCCAAGCCG ACGCAGGACGCGGCCACTGTGGCAGGCACGGCATAA
- the LOC4332457 gene encoding protein MODIFIER OF SNC1 11, which translates to MASQSTKPAQAAAEPSPPAATAAAGEAPPAPNPASAATPAQNPTAAAGAAAGGATDLEKKMRRAERFGTAVVMSEEEKRSSRAERFGTGSSNEKAEEQKRKSRAERFGLASSSADEDAKKKARLERFGQSTNVDKGEEEKRKARALRFAETSSGPSQENGKDSSKPDAATVAGTA; encoded by the exons ATGGCGTCGCAGAGCACCAAGCCCGCgcaggccgccgccgagccgtccccgccggcggccaccgcagCAGCGGGGGAGGCGCCGCCGGCTCCGAACCCCGCGTCGGCCGCCACGCCAGCCCAAAACCCTACCGCTGCCGCGGGGGCGGCCGCTGGCGGGGCCACGGATCTGGAGAAGAAGATGCGCCGCGCTGAGCGGTTCGGGACGGCCGTGGTGATGTCCGAGGAGGAGAAGCGCAGCAGCCGCGCCGAGAG GTTTGGGACTGGATCTTCAAATGAAAAGGCGGAGGAACAAAAGAGGAAGTCCAGGGCTGAGAG ATTTGGCCTTGCCTCATCTTCTGCTGACGAAGACGCTAAGAAAAAAGCTCGTTTAGAACGATTTGGTCAGAgtacaaatgttgacaagggggaagaagagaaaagaaaggcaCGAGCTCTTAG GTTTGCAGAAACATCTAGTGGACCATCTCAAGAAAATGGCAAAGACAGCTCCAAGCCG GACGCGGCCACTGTGGCAGGCACGGCATAA